One window from the genome of Deinococcota bacterium encodes:
- the smpB gene encoding SsrA-binding protein SmpB: MMIQNRRASFDYELLESFETGIALTGSEVKSLRQGGATLQEAFARIKSGEVWLEGMHIPPYQDASYNNHEPRRSRKLLLKRREIAEIKKGLERQGLTLVPTKLYFKDGWAKLVVALGRGKKRYDKRQDQAKKDAQRQMERAR; the protein is encoded by the coding sequence ATGATGATCCAAAACCGCCGTGCATCCTTCGACTACGAACTGCTCGAGAGCTTTGAGACCGGCATCGCGCTCACCGGCAGCGAGGTCAAGTCCTTGCGCCAGGGTGGCGCGACGCTGCAAGAGGCCTTTGCCCGGATCAAGAGCGGCGAGGTCTGGCTGGAAGGCATGCACATCCCGCCCTACCAGGATGCCAGCTACAACAACCACGAGCCGCGGCGCAGCCGCAAGCTGCTCCTGAAGCGGCGCGAGATCGCCGAGATCAAAAAGGGCCTCGAGCGCCAGGGTCTCACCCTGGTTCCCACCAAGCTCTACTTCAAGGACGGCTGGGCCAAGCTGGTCGTGGCCCTGGGCCGGGGCAAAAAGCGCTACGACAAGCGTCAGGACCAGGCCAAAAAGGACGCCCAGCGGCAGATGGAGCGCGCCAGATGA